Sequence from the Corallococcus sp. EGB genome:
AGGGCGCCAGCGGTGCGGCGCGCGAGCACTCGGTGCGCATTGGCGCGCGGCCCTTCGTGACGGTGGAGCGGCGCGCGGAGCCGGGCGCGGGCGTCAACGCCGGCCAGGTGGGCGTCACGGTGACGCTGCGCAACGACACGGCCTGCGACGTGCGCTCCATCCGCTACGTGGAGAGCGTCACCGGCGCGCAGGTGGTGCCCCAGAGCGTGACGCTGAACGGCCAGCCGGTGACGCCGGTGGACGCGTCCGAGCAGCACTTCGCGCTGGAGCCGGTGCCGCTGACCGCGGGCTCCTCCGCGACGCTCACGTACGTGGTGCGCACGGGGCTGCTGACCCCGCCGAAGTACTCCGGTACGGCGACGCTGCGCGAGGTCGTCGTGTCCCGGGCGGAGCCGCCGCCGGACTCCACGTCGGGCTGCGGGTGCTCCGGCGGAGGCTCGGGCGTGACGGCCTTCGGGCTGGGGGCGCTGGCGTGGGCCGCGCGCCGCCGCCGGGGCGTCAGAGCCCGAAGCTGATGCGCTGGCGGCGGTTGGGCGTCTGCTGACGCTCCTCCAGCACGCCGGACAGCTCCAGGCCGCGCAGGGTGGCCAGGGCCTCGCGCTCGGACAGGTCCGTGAGGGCGAGCAGGTCCTCCACCGTCTTCGTGCCGTCCGCGAACGCGAGCAGCATCGCCTGCGGCCCCGCCAGCTTCAGCTCGTGCAGGCCGTAGGGCGGATCCGCCGCGGGGAACAGCCGGCGTCCGGGCGCCATGCGCTGGCGCAGCGTCACCAGCGTCTCCGTGCGCGCGACGCCTTCGAGGATGAGGTCGCCGGGGAAGAGCGACAGCGGCACCAGGTCCGCGCGCTGCGGCCGCATGGGGCTGAAGCCGTAGCCGCCCTCCGTCCACCCGAAGGTGGACCAGAGGATGTCCTTCACCTGCTCCTCCAGCAGCTGACGGCGCTGCCGCGGGCTCAGCAGGCCGCGCTTGAGCAGCGCTTCGCCGGTGCGCAGCGAGTGCTCGCGCGCGTAGCCCGCCGCCTCCGCGAGCTGGGCCTCCGTGAGCGCGCCCTTGCGCAGGCAGAAGCGGCCGAAGCGCTCCGGGGCCAGGTTGGACGCGGCGTACACGACGCGGCCCGCCTCGAAGTAGACGACCTTGAGCACCGTGCCCTGGCGCAGCTTCAGCTCGCCGTGGTGGCGCGACTCGTAATAGGCGTTGAGCAGCCGCGGCACCGACGTGTGCGCCAGGTCTCCGCTGAGGGACCATTCGGGCAGCTGGCGCCGCTGGCGCACGCGGGCGGGCGCGGCCTCCGTCCACACGGCGTCGCGCTGGGCGAAGGGCAGCGGCAGGGCCTCCGACACGTCGGAGCCCTCCTCGGGCGCGACGGGCTCCGGCTGCTCGGAAGGGGAGAGGACGGACTCGAGCGCGGGCTCCTGTGGCGTGGATGGCTCCGGCTCCTCGACCAGCTCCTCCAGGACGAGCAGGTCCACCTCGTCGAGCAGCTCGCCGTGCGTCACGGGCGGCACGCCGGCGGCCTCCTCCAGCGCGTCCATCACGGCGTCCAGTTCGAAGGGCTTCTCGAAGAAGGCGCGCGCGCCGTGCACCTGCGTGGCCTCCTGGGCGAAGCGGTCGCCCTTGTAGACGCCGCTGACGGCGATGGCGGGGATGCCATGCGCGCGCAGGGCGCCCAGCACTTCACTGCCGCGGATGTCCGGCAGGAGCAGGTCCACGAGCGCGGCGTCGTAGCGGGTGTGGGGGCCCAGGGCCTCCAGCGCGGACTCACCGGTGAAGACGGTGACCGCCTCATGGCCCCGGGTCTGCGCGACCGTGGCGATGAGGGAGGCGAGTTCCTGGTTGTCCTCCACGATGAGCAGTCGCGCCATGGGCCGGCAGACCCTACCATCATCCCCATGAAGGACGTTCAGGGCTTCCACCACGTGGCGATTCAGGCGAAGGACGTGGAGCGCGTGACCGCGTTCTATCGCGACCTGCTGGGCTTTCCGGAACTCAAGCGCCACCTGCGGGAGGACGGCACCCTGCGGAGCATCTGGGTAGGCGTCCCCGGGGGCGCCTTCCTGGCCATCGAGGCGGTGGACGGGACACCGGAGGTGGTGCCGTTCCGCCACTCCGCGCCGGGGCTCTTGATGGTGGTGTTCCGCATCCCGCGCGAGGCGCGGGGTGGGGTGGTGGAGACCTTGGCCCGCGCGGGGGTGCCGCTGGAGCACGAGACGCGCTGGACGCTCTACGTGCGGGACCCGGAGGGCAACCGGGTGGGGCTGAGCCACCATCCGGACGACTAGGGCTGCGCGCCTGGCCGGGTGCTTGCGGAGGGGGATGGGGCATGGCTACAAGCGGCCCCATGCGCCTGGGTGAAATGCTGGTGAAGGACGGCCTGGTGTCGGCGGCGGGGCTGGAGGAGGCGCTGGAGTCGCAGGTGGTCCACGGCGGCCGGCTGGGGACGAACCTGGTGGAGCTGGGGCTCCTGTCCGAGCAGGACCTGGCGAAGGCGCTGGGCCGGCTTCACAACTGTGCCTACGCGTCCGGGGAGATGGTACCCGACCCGAAGGCCGTGGCGCTGGTGAACCTGAACGAGGCGGACGACAAGGAGTTCCTGCCGATGCGGGCGGACGCGACGCGGTTGAGCGTCGCGGTGGTGAACCCGCATGACTTCCCGACGTTGGACGCCATCGCGTTCAAGACGGGCAAGCGCGTGGTGCCGGTGGTCATCCCCGAGTTCCGGATGAACCAGCTGCTGCGCCGGCACGCGAAGGCGTTCCGGCAGCTGCGCGCCATCGACATGGAGGCGGTCCGCCCGAGGCCCGCGAAGGGCGCGGCGGCGGAAGTGGCGAAGGCAGCGGAGCGGCCGCCGGACCTGATGAGCGAGGAGGAGTTCCAGTCCGTCTACGCGCAGGCGCTGCGCGGCGGTTCGGATGCGGAAGCGGACGTGCTGGAAGGGGAGCTTGTCATCACCGGCGAGGAGGTGATGGAGGCGCCCGTGGCCGCGCCGCCGCAGGGCGGGCCCGCGCAGCCGCGAGCCGGAGCGACCGCGTCCCCGCGAGTGGACATCCCCGCGCACATCGCGCCGCCGGTTCCGGCGCAGGGAGTGCCCGCGCAGGCGGCCCGTGCCGGGAATCCGGCGGGGCAGGGCGCGGGAGTGCCCGCGCATCTGGCGGGGCAGCCTGGGGTGCAGGGTGTGCCGGCGCATGTCGCGGCTCAGGCGGGCACCCAGGGCACGGCTTCGCGTCCGGCGGCTCAGGCTGGAGCACAAGGAGTGCCCGCGCATCTCGCAGGTCAGCCGGGAGCGCCGGGCCTGCCCGCGCACGTGGCGGCCCAGGCGGGCGCACCGGGCGTGCCCGCGCATCTCGCGGCTCCGCCTGGAGCGCGGAGCGTAGCGGCCCAAGCGGGAGTGCCAGCGCAGGCTCGTGGCGGGGTCGGCGTGCCCACGCAGGTCGCGGCGCAGGCCGGCGCGACGGGCGCGCCCGCGACTCCTCCGGTGGCCGCGAAGCAGGTGGCTCCTCCGACGCCGCTCACGTTCCCCGAGGCCCAGGCGGAGCTGGCGCGCAGCTCGGACCGCGAGGACGTGGCCCGCACGGTGCTCCGCTTCGCGATGGGCAAGTGGCGCCGGTGCCTGCTCTTGTCCGTGCAGGGCAACCTCGTCACCGGCTGGCACGGCATGGGGCAGGGCGTGAGCAACGAAGCCGTCCGCCGTATCGGCGTGCCGCTGCGCGACCAGAGCACCTTCCGACTCGTGCGCGACCTGCGCTCCCACTACGTCGGTCCGGTGAAGCGCGACGCGGCGATGGGCATGTTCTACCGCCTGCTCGGCGGAGGCTTCCCCGCGACGGCGGTCATCCTGCCGCTCCTCGTGCGCGGCAAGGTGGTCCACCTGCTCTACGTGGACAACGGCGCGGAGCAGTTCACCCCGCCGGACGTGGGCGAATTGCTCATCCTCTCGCAGGGCGTGGGCCGCTCGTACGAAGCGATGATGCGGCGTCGCAAGAGCGCATAGCGCCTCAATCGTCGCCGGTGGCCCGCTCCGGTGCGCCACCCAGCACGGGCATCGCATCCGGACGGTCCCACAGGACGAAGTGGCTGCACCCGTCCAGCTCCACCACGTCGAGCCCCGGCTTCGCGCGCCCGGCGCTCTCCCGCATGGAGGCGGACTCCAGCACCCGGTCCTTCCCCGGAACGAGCACCGTCCCGCGCCGCACGTTGGCGAACAGGGACGCATCGCGCGTCTGGCTCCACGCCTCGATGTCCCGCAGGTTGGCCATCATCGTCGCCACCCGCTTCGGGTTGAACGGGAAGGCCATGATGAGCTCGCGCTTGCGAGCGTTCTCCAGCGGTCCCCACGCGTCCCGGTTGTGCCGCGCAATGGGCGCCATCCGCCACAGGGGAAGCAGGAACGGCAGCAGCCAGAG
This genomic interval carries:
- a CDS encoding response regulator — protein: MARLLIVEDNQELASLIATVAQTRGHEAVTVFTGESALEALGPHTRYDAALVDLLLPDIRGSEVLGALRAHGIPAIAVSGVYKGDRFAQEATQVHGARAFFEKPFELDAVMDALEEAAGVPPVTHGELLDEVDLLVLEELVEEPEPSTPQEPALESVLSPSEQPEPVAPEEGSDVSEALPLPFAQRDAVWTEAAPARVRQRRQLPEWSLSGDLAHTSVPRLLNAYYESRHHGELKLRQGTVLKVVYFEAGRVVYAASNLAPERFGRFCLRKGALTEAQLAEAAGYAREHSLRTGEALLKRGLLSPRQRRQLLEEQVKDILWSTFGWTEGGYGFSPMRPQRADLVPLSLFPGDLILEGVARTETLVTLRQRMAPGRRLFPAADPPYGLHELKLAGPQAMLLAFADGTKTVEDLLALTDLSEREALATLRGLELSGVLEERQQTPNRRQRISFGL
- a CDS encoding VOC family protein; this translates as MKDVQGFHHVAIQAKDVERVTAFYRDLLGFPELKRHLREDGTLRSIWVGVPGGAFLAIEAVDGTPEVVPFRHSAPGLLMVVFRIPREARGGVVETLARAGVPLEHETRWTLYVRDPEGNRVGLSHHPDD
- a CDS encoding general secretion pathway protein GspE — encoded protein: MRLGEMLVKDGLVSAAGLEEALESQVVHGGRLGTNLVELGLLSEQDLAKALGRLHNCAYASGEMVPDPKAVALVNLNEADDKEFLPMRADATRLSVAVVNPHDFPTLDAIAFKTGKRVVPVVIPEFRMNQLLRRHAKAFRQLRAIDMEAVRPRPAKGAAAEVAKAAERPPDLMSEEEFQSVYAQALRGGSDAEADVLEGELVITGEEVMEAPVAAPPQGGPAQPRAGATASPRVDIPAHIAPPVPAQGVPAQAARAGNPAGQGAGVPAHLAGQPGVQGVPAHVAAQAGTQGTASRPAAQAGAQGVPAHLAGQPGAPGLPAHVAAQAGAPGVPAHLAAPPGARSVAAQAGVPAQARGGVGVPTQVAAQAGATGAPATPPVAAKQVAPPTPLTFPEAQAELARSSDREDVARTVLRFAMGKWRRCLLLSVQGNLVTGWHGMGQGVSNEAVRRIGVPLRDQSTFRLVRDLRSHYVGPVKRDAAMGMFYRLLGGGFPATAVILPLLVRGKVVHLLYVDNGAEQFTPPDVGELLILSQGVGRSYEAMMRRRKSA